A portion of the Helicoverpa zea isolate HzStark_Cry1AcR chromosome 25, ilHelZeax1.1, whole genome shotgun sequence genome contains these proteins:
- the LOC124642695 gene encoding uncharacterized protein LOC124642695, whose translation MIDPGQWMHMHMQANTHNHPSPTDFDTYLPWACNQMAVELRIVVTRTAMSEYVSVVASDRTKIRKPKKAKKRSPSEDGSSQSSSGNYNIPSLVSGADDIVNIHAIYDQFMNLVQIKFLKNKYIPREVIKIITLLVPMYKYLTSITIDCGLQVGTIYDISQLLPVSKVTELCLDNTDVVEANYYILLNEPILKHLSLAKCNLNDEVVRLIAERIVYPCPASKSLTVLNLSTNEITDVGAKYLAEALRSNRRLAYLNLSDNQITDIGAGYIFDILIEFPLTSQETFDKKSRLMIYLKEKKDLFLITINDLRVMDSEKKATKKGKAVKSQASTTMKRKQSTPFRDKSSTHADAGMSLNERAEAIVQELMGPLFDPFDRNNTVMRDDELCCRGNNTLCYLNIAFNDLTIASVVKLRDVLVAQKEMNRNPKGLVNVRLEGNYLPVRCAEMQDIDAMLEANLSTFKRTSIVKKKTARSTPSKSSS comes from the exons ATGATAGATCCTGGACAATGGATGCACATGCACATGCAGGCGAACACTCACAATCATCCAAGCCCAACTGATTTCGACACTTATCTGCCATGGGCTTGCAACCAGATGGCTGTTGAACTGAGGATTGTCGTTACCAGAACAGCTATGA GTGAATATGTAAGCGTTGTAGCAAGCGATCGCACCAAAAtaaggaaaccaaaaaaagccaaGAAACGGTCTCCATCAGAAGACGGTAGTTCCCAAAGTTCCAGCGGCAATTATAACATCCCGTCACTTGTCTCCGGAGCCGACGATATCGTCAACATACATGCAATCTATGATCAGTTCATGAACCTAGTACAAATCAAATTTCTAAAAAACAAGTACATACCAAgagaagtaattaaaataataacacttcTAGTCCCAATGTATAAATACTTGACATCTATTACGATCGACTGTGGCTTGCAAGTGGGCACGATCTACGACATATCTCAACTCCTACCTGTATCTAAAGTCACAGAATTATGTTTAGATAATACGGATGTTGTTGAAGCTAATTATTACATTCTATTGAATGAGCCTATCCTAAAACATTTATCCTTAGCAAAATGTAATCTTAATGATGAAGTTGTTAGACTGATAGCTGAAAGAATTGTTTATCCTTGTCCTGCGTCTAAATCATTAACCGTGCTTAACTTGTCGACTAACGAAATCACAGACGTTGGTGCAAAATACTTAGCAGAAGCATTACGTTCAAACCGACGTCTCGCCTACTTAAATCTATCTGACAACCAGATTACCGACATAGGAGCAGGTTACATTTTTGACATATTAATAGAATTTCCCCTAACCAGCCAGGAAACGTTCGATAAAAAATCAAGGCTTATGATATACTTGAAAGAGAAGAAGGACTTATTTCTCATTACTATTAACGATCTCAGAGTAATGGACAGTGAAAAGAAGGCAACAAAAAAAGGTAAGGCTGTTAAATCACAAGCGTCGACCACAATGAAGAGGAAGCAATCAACGCCCTTCAGGGATAAAAGTTCAACACATGCAGATGCTGGCATGTCGCTCAATGAAAGAGCAGAAGCGATAGTCCAGGAACTGATGGGACCCTTGTTCGATCCCTTCGATCGTAATAACACTGTTATGCGAGACGATGAACTCTGTTGTCGTGGTAATAACACTCTCTGTTATCTGAACATAGCTTTCAATGATCTTACTATTGCCAGCGTGGTGAAGTTGCGAGATGTGCTGGTGGCGCAGAAAGAGATGAATAGGAATCCAAAGGGTCTGGTTAACGTTAGGCTGGAAGGTAACTATTTGCCTGTACGATGTGCAGAGATGCAAGATATTGATGCAATGCTCGAGGCTAATTTGTCAACCTTCAAGAGAACATCTattgttaaaaagaaaactgcTAGGAGTACCCCCAGCAAGAGCAgcagttaa
- the LOC124642559 gene encoding uncharacterized protein LOC124642559, which produces MASSRQQSFRHSGGPSPQDFDHFFPWACSQLGVDATIIVFKGHQSQYHSVSGRESKSKPKGKPKPHLDSATDLDDTSDELSPILEKAMILSIRPVYVQTIYDEYMELVQIKFLKNYYIPRAVMTVLALMLPYHKTLSSIVFNSGVNAEVMYEISQFLPTSHITELCLDYTFVPEGNYYLLLNNEVLKHLSVAKCKINDDIVKYIAEKLTTPCPASKTLSALNLSTNKITDIGVKYLAEMLRSNRRLCYLNLADNMITDDGANSLFDTLLEFTLTDKETFERNKRLMTYLRAKADLIQKTLKELQSGDFDRKSAQRKKVVKQTLPTKKKTLDKDPSGTAAKSFPNVETHFFERAELAAETMLGPFKDPFCLESTVRRDDKLYCFGNNTLAYLNLAYNNITYSSLKKLCEVVTTQNVLGRKPKGLVNLRLEGNYLPKSCPELSQIDKILKAELPILKRNSEISKRRTSTRR; this is translated from the exons atggcATCATCTCGTCAGCAGTCGTTCAGACACAGTGGGGGTCCATCTCCTCAGGATTTTGATCATTTCTTCCCATGGGCGTGTTCTCAACTTGGGGTCGATGCCACCATCATCGTCTTCAAAGGTCACCAGT CTCAATATCATAGCGTGTCAGGCAGAGAATCAAAGTCTAAACCAAAAGGCAAACCTAAGCCACATCTAGATTCAGCCACAGATTTAGACGATACGTCAGACGAGCTGTCTCCTATACTGGAGAAAGCAATGATCTTATCCATCAGACCGGTCTATGTTCAAACAATATATGATGAATATATGGAGCTAGTACAGATAAAGtttcttaaaaattattatatacCGAGAGCGGTCATGACTGTCCTTGCTCTTATGCTTCCATACCATAAAACACTGTCTTCGATTGTATTCAATAGTGGAGTAAATGCGGAAGTAATGTATGAGATATCACAGTTCTTACCAACATCTCACATCACGGAATTGTGTCTTGATTACACTTTCGTGCCTGAAGGGAACTACTACTTACTCTTAAATAATGAGGTTTTGAAACATCTATCTGTAgcaaaatgtaaaattaatgaTGATATAGTGAAATATATTGCTGAAAAGTTAACTACTCCTTGTCCAGCTTCAAAAACGCTGTCAGCATTGAACTTGTCGACTAACAAAATAACAGATATTGGTGTAAAATATTTGGCAGAAATGCTTCGATCTAACAGACGTCTCTGCTACTTAAACTTAGCAGATAACATGATTACCGATGATGGAGCAAACAGCCTTTTTGACACATTACTAGAGTTCACTTTAACTGACAAAGAAACTTTCGAAAGAAATAAGAGACTTATGACTTACTTAAGAGCTAAAGCCGACTTAATTCAGAAAACTCTAAAAGAACTACAATCTGGGGATTTCGACAGAAAGAGTGCTCAAAGGAAAAAGGTAGTCAAGCAGACATTGCCGACAAAAAAGAAAACGCTTGATAAAGATCCGTCTGGAACAGCTGCCAAAAGCTTTCCTAACGTGGAGACGCATTTTTTTGAGAGAGCTGAGCTCGCGGCTGAGACTATGCTCGGACCCTTCAAAGATCCCTTCTGTTTAGAAAGCACTGTGAGGAGAGATGATAAACTATACTGCTTTGGCAATAATACTCTAGCTTATTTGAACTTAGCTTACAACAATATCACGTACAGTAGCCTTAAGAAGTTGTGTGAAGTTGTGACAACACAGAACGTTTTAGGAAGAAAGCCTAAAGGTTTAGTCAATTTGAGACTGGAAGGTAATTATTTGCCTAAATCATGTCCCGAATTATCTCAAATTGACAAAATACTGAAGGCTGAGTTGCCCATTCTGAAGAGAAATTCAGAAATTTCCAAAAGGAGAACCAGTACCAGAAGATAA
- the LOC124642558 gene encoding leucine-rich repeat-containing protein 71-like, producing the protein MEKHSRHLVADRPLPEDFDNYLPWACFQLSVDATVIITRTFQSQYLRTSTERQKTKASGKTKVASETLSEPESLTGGADIGSGFAKGINMLQKPVYIETTYNDFLHLVQIKFLKNTEIPRTVMKIIGFILPYQKTLTTLVINSGLTAGVIHEIERFLPTTNITEVCLDGTTLVEANYHILLNKGIIKYLSLSKCKINDAVVKNIAAKLIPPCAASKSLSALNLATNRITDVGAKHIANLLRYNRHLTYLNLSDNMITDDGVSKIFDMLLEFPLTDRETVERNKNRMKYLRAKKQLILKNIQGVQMDDFDKKSKRKATKPALSKKKEKVHSLSIVGRSLTDIEQHHWDKAGVIAEGILGPFDDPFGADHTETRENKVYCFGNNKLAYLNLAYNNLTYSSLKRLRDVVMTQNILRRSPHGLINVRIEGNYLPEACTELEMIDNILEAGLASYKRPSEVNKKKVVSSKNSSKPS; encoded by the exons atggagAAGCATAGCCGCCACCTAGTCGCTGATCGTCCACTACCAGAGGACTTCGATAATTATCTGCCTTGGGCCTGTTTCCAATTGTCTGTAGATGCGACTGTCATTATAACAAGGACCTTCCAAA GTCAATATCTAAGAACGTCTACGGAACGTCAAAAAACTAAAGCCAGTGGCAAAACTAAAGTAGCTAGTGAAACACTTTCTGAACCAGAGAGCCTCACAGGGGGCGCAGATATTGGTTCAGGATTTGCCAAAGGTATAAATATGCTTCAAAAACCTGTCTACATCGAAACAACTTATAATGACTTCTTGCATTTGGTACAAATAAAGTTTCTGAAAAACACTGAAATACCCAGAACGGTTATGAAAATCATTGGTTTTATACTACCGTACCAGAAAACATTAACAACGCTTGTAATCAATAGTGGACTAACTGCAGGTGTAATTCATGAAATAGAAAGGTTTTTGCCGACAACGAACATCACTGAAGTATGTCTTGACGGTACTACGCTCGTTGAGGCAAATTATCACATTCTCTTAAACAAAGGAATTATAAAATATCTTTCTTTatcaaaatgcaaaataaatgacGCTGTAGTGAAAAATATTGCTGCAAAGTTAATCCCTCCATGCGCAGCTTCAAAGTCACTGTCTGCATTAAATTTGGCAACAAACAGAATCACTGATGTTGGTGCGAAGCATATAGCAAACTTATTGCGGTACAATAGACACCTCACTTACTTAAATTTATCTGACAATATGATCACAGATGATGGAGTAAGTAAAATCTTTGACATGTTATTAGAATTTCCTCTAACAGATCGAGAAACGGTTGAAAGAAACAAGAACCGAATGAAATACTTACGAGCGAAAAAACAGCTTATTCTCAAAAACATTCAGGGCGTGCAAATGgatgattttgataaaaaaagtaaaagaaaagcGACGAAACCAGCTCTTAGTAAGAAGAAAGAAAAGGTTCATTCTTTGTCTATTGTAGGCAGAAGTTTGACTGATATTGAGCAGCATCATTGGGACAAAGCTGGAGTTATTGCTGAAGGTATCTTAGGACCTTTCGATGATCCCTTTGGTGCAGACCACACAGAAACGCGAGAAAATAAAGTGTATTGTTTTGGGAATAATAAATTGGCATATTTAAACCTTGCTTATAACAACCTGACATACAGCAGTCTTAAGAGACTGCGTGATGTTGTAatgacacaaaatattttacgtaGAAGTCCACACGGTTTGATCAATGTGAGGATCGAAGGTAACTATTTGCCTGAAGCTTGTACAGAGTTGGAAATGATTGATAATATTCTCGAGGCTGGTTTGGCTTCGTATAAAAGACCATCAGAAGTAAATAAGAAGAAAGTTGTTAGTTCTAAGAACAGCTCGAAGCCGTCTTAA